One genomic segment of Oleidesulfovibrio alaskensis DSM 16109 includes these proteins:
- the hemW gene encoding radical SAM family heme chaperone HemW produces MLLYIHVPFCRSKCGYCAFHSVPVAAAGPDGMQQYLDALLREIALWGDRLGNRAVHTVFFGGGTPSLLPEKAVAVIMDRLRRAFDIQNGAEISFEANPESVSAYGYLDTLFKCGINRLSLGVQSLNNDGLRVLGRPHKAREAVNAFRLARQAGFGNINLDMIWGLPSQRLKLWLDELKAVTELKPDHLSCYGLTLEEGTPLEQACLQGRHTLPDEQEQARMFIYGAEFLESRGYMQYEISNFARMGFQCRHNLGYWEGAEYLGMGPSAVSTLSGRRWENPHGLQEYARRTAEGTLGHDAAALTPLERAEELIMLRLRTARGLRVKSYRDLTGRDFLREHKQLVHALHRNRLVRISNGYLRLTRNGMLVSNTILENIFATLPEETPHKLSAAQEP; encoded by the coding sequence GTGCTGCTGTATATTCATGTGCCCTTCTGCCGCAGCAAATGCGGCTACTGCGCTTTCCATTCCGTCCCTGTGGCCGCCGCGGGACCGGACGGCATGCAACAGTATCTTGATGCGCTGCTGCGCGAGATAGCCCTGTGGGGCGACCGGCTGGGCAACAGAGCGGTGCATACCGTTTTTTTCGGCGGGGGCACGCCCAGTCTGCTGCCGGAAAAAGCGGTGGCCGTCATCATGGACAGGCTGCGACGCGCGTTCGACATACAGAACGGGGCCGAAATCAGCTTTGAGGCAAATCCCGAATCCGTCTCCGCCTACGGGTATCTTGACACCCTTTTCAAATGCGGCATCAACAGACTGAGTCTGGGAGTGCAGAGCCTGAACAACGACGGTCTGCGCGTACTGGGGCGGCCCCACAAGGCGCGCGAAGCCGTAAATGCCTTCCGGCTGGCGCGTCAGGCAGGCTTTGGCAACATCAATCTGGACATGATATGGGGGCTGCCATCGCAGCGGCTCAAGCTGTGGCTTGACGAGCTGAAAGCAGTAACAGAGCTCAAGCCCGACCATCTGTCATGCTACGGACTCACGCTGGAAGAAGGTACCCCGCTGGAACAGGCATGTCTGCAGGGGCGGCACACGCTGCCCGACGAGCAGGAACAGGCCCGCATGTTCATCTACGGTGCGGAATTTCTGGAATCGCGGGGCTATATGCAGTACGAAATTTCCAACTTCGCCCGCATGGGATTTCAGTGCAGGCACAATCTGGGCTACTGGGAAGGCGCCGAATATCTGGGCATGGGGCCTTCGGCGGTTTCCACGCTGTCCGGCAGACGCTGGGAAAACCCCCACGGGCTGCAGGAGTACGCCCGCCGCACAGCCGAGGGTACGCTGGGGCACGATGCCGCGGCACTCACCCCGCTGGAGCGGGCCGAAGAACTTATCATGCTGCGTCTGCGCACGGCACGCGGCCTGCGCGTGAAATCATACCGCGACCTTACCGGACGCGATTTTCTGCGCGAGCACAAACAGCTGGTGCACGCCCTGCACCGCAACAGGCTGGTACGCATCAGCAACGGGTATCTGCGCTTGACCAGAAACGGCATGCTGGTATCGAATACCATTCTGGAAAACATCTTTGCCACTCTGCCCGAAGAAACGCCGCACAAGCTGTCCGCAGCACAGGAACCGTAG
- a CDS encoding epoxyqueuosine reductase QueH, whose translation MARVLVHACCGPCSITTMQTLLREGHEVTGLFFNPNIHPLREYLARRQGMVDVAHRLGVKVIYFDREYDPQAWMREIAFREANRCFHCYRIRLERAVSVARRGGFDMVTSTLLYSRKQQHERIAALGSDLCGDGRLRFLYRDFREGWQQGIETSKAWGIYRQQYCGCLYSETERYARELKNAGAQVPQQTAGTPCCADGTEKQAEQAAATPAAGNAGR comes from the coding sequence ATGGCAAGAGTGCTTGTGCACGCATGCTGCGGGCCTTGCTCCATCACCACCATGCAGACGCTGCTGCGCGAAGGACACGAAGTCACCGGCCTGTTCTTCAACCCCAACATTCACCCGCTGCGCGAGTATCTGGCCCGCAGACAGGGCATGGTGGATGTGGCTCACAGGCTGGGGGTCAAAGTGATATACTTTGACCGTGAATATGACCCGCAGGCATGGATGCGCGAAATCGCTTTCCGTGAAGCGAACAGATGCTTTCACTGCTACAGGATACGGCTCGAACGGGCCGTATCCGTAGCCCGCAGAGGCGGGTTCGACATGGTTACCTCCACCCTGCTGTATTCCCGCAAACAGCAGCACGAGCGCATCGCCGCGCTGGGCAGCGACCTGTGCGGCGACGGCAGGCTGCGTTTTCTGTACCGCGACTTCCGTGAAGGCTGGCAGCAGGGCATAGAGACTTCCAAAGCGTGGGGCATATACCGGCAGCAGTACTGCGGCTGCCTGTACAGCGAAACCGAACGGTACGCCCGCGAACTGAAAAACGCCGGTGCGCAGGTGCCGCAACAGACCGCCGGCACGCCCTGCTGCGCAGACGGTACAGAAAAACAGGCAGAACAGGCCGCCGCCACCCCCGCAGCCGGCAATGCAGGCAGATAA
- a CDS encoding Rne/Rng family ribonuclease, whose product MEKTRKGKRKMFISVLPEEQVEVVLSEEGVIVEYYVEMVHQAKTKGNIYKGIINNIDSNLQAAFVNYGAEKNGFLQVDEVHPEYYSAPHDPSKGKKYPLLQKVLKAGQEVLVQVVKEPTGSKGAFLTSYLSLPGRFLVLTPGREQIGVSRKVESEEERVRLRALLEGATPGPGLGLIVRTVSVGQSKTSIQRDLQFLKRLWKDVRKKGTVEKAPSLIYKELDLAARAVRDYLTDDVGEVWVDDEQTADAVQEFAAIVFPRRTNLVKRHKDTDRTLWERFSMQKQLDQIYSREVSLPSGGRLVFDQTEALMAIDINSGKIAGKTNFESMALRTNMEAAETIAQQLKLRDIGGQIVVDFIEMRDRNHWREVEKTLRAAMKNDRARHDVGKMSRFGLLQIVRQRLGSSALSISTEPCPCCKGTGLRRNMEWQAMQALKDIHRQLRATTASSLRWEAPEELGMYLLNHKRGHLTELENRFERDIDIAIRR is encoded by the coding sequence CAAAGGCATCATCAACAACATAGACTCCAACCTGCAGGCCGCCTTTGTCAATTACGGCGCCGAAAAAAACGGTTTTCTGCAGGTGGATGAAGTTCACCCCGAATACTACTCGGCCCCCCACGACCCTTCCAAAGGCAAAAAATATCCTCTGCTGCAGAAAGTGCTTAAAGCAGGACAGGAAGTACTGGTGCAGGTGGTCAAGGAACCCACGGGTTCCAAAGGTGCCTTCCTCACCTCGTATCTTTCGCTGCCGGGACGTTTTCTGGTGCTCACCCCCGGACGCGAACAGATAGGCGTTTCGCGCAAGGTGGAATCGGAAGAAGAAAGAGTGCGCCTGCGCGCCCTGCTTGAAGGTGCCACCCCCGGTCCCGGGCTGGGGCTTATCGTACGCACGGTTTCGGTGGGGCAGAGCAAAACAAGCATACAGCGCGACCTGCAGTTTCTTAAACGCCTGTGGAAGGATGTGCGCAAAAAAGGCACCGTGGAAAAAGCCCCCAGCCTTATCTACAAGGAACTGGACCTTGCCGCACGGGCAGTGCGCGACTATCTGACCGACGATGTGGGCGAAGTGTGGGTGGACGACGAACAGACAGCCGATGCCGTGCAGGAATTTGCCGCCATCGTCTTTCCGCGGCGCACCAATCTGGTCAAACGGCATAAAGACACCGACCGCACACTCTGGGAGCGGTTCAGCATGCAGAAGCAGCTGGACCAGATATATTCGCGCGAAGTATCGCTGCCCAGCGGCGGCAGGCTGGTTTTCGACCAGACCGAAGCGCTTATGGCCATCGATATCAACTCCGGAAAAATCGCCGGCAAGACAAATTTCGAATCCATGGCTCTGCGCACCAATATGGAAGCCGCCGAAACCATCGCCCAGCAGCTCAAGCTGCGTGACATCGGCGGGCAGATAGTTGTCGACTTCATTGAAATGCGCGACAGAAACCACTGGCGCGAAGTGGAAAAAACCCTGCGCGCCGCCATGAAAAACGACCGCGCCAGACACGATGTGGGCAAAATGAGCCGTTTCGGCCTGCTGCAGATAGTGCGGCAGCGTCTGGGGTCTTCCGCCCTGTCCATAAGCACCGAACCCTGCCCGTGCTGCAAAGGCACAGGGCTGCGCCGCAACATGGAATGGCAGGCCATGCAGGCCCTCAAGGATATCCACAGACAGCTGCGCGCCACCACGGCCTCTTCGCTGCGCTGGGAAGCTCCGGAAGAACTGGGCATGTACCTGCTGAACCATAAACGCGGACACCTGACCGAACTGGAAAACAGGTTCGAACGCGACATCGACATCGCCATACGGAGGTAG